The following is a genomic window from Rutidosis leptorrhynchoides isolate AG116_Rl617_1_P2 chromosome 8, CSIRO_AGI_Rlap_v1, whole genome shotgun sequence.
TGGTGAATCTCGAAGGATTGTAAAGTACAAGTgggcaaagactatgaagaaggtaccATTGAGGAAATTGCCGCAAAATTGAAGTCAGAGGttcagatggtggttttatgatgatcgttcaGAAGAAGTTGTGATCGTGCTTGATAAGGTGAATGAGAATGATATTGAAtgcattcgtgtgttggatccgatttggttaagaaactgtaccgaggctgataTTTTCACGTTGTATTATAACCGTATGCTCTATCGACGAGAGAACAAGGTGCAGGCTGAACATTATGTGAAAGTAgctaagctgtgctacttgaacaacatggtaatcgatccgtacgaatgaattggatgacgactgaagacttttgatatagaactaggtcttagggggagtttgttggtgcataatcccgagttctatcaTGTAATAAGTTCTATTCGTATTGTGTTTACTATTTCAGTCGTGTAAGGATGTCATCATTAATACATTGTGTTTGAATTGATTAAGCAATGACGTAAAATGGTTCAAGCTGTTTGGTTGGcaactcagaccatcgaccgatggtagagaccatcggtcgagggactatcaccatcggccgtaggtcagagaccaccggccgatggtcactgtaactatatataaatacgggtgttgggtttcattgttaggttacacaccctacACCCTCTAGCCGTCGTTATTCGCTGTTACTATTGTCCCTGACCAAACCTCAACCGAATACAATCATCTAGGCGTCGATTATATCAACATAtagttggttagattgatcccaaagTGAAACTCGTATTCGATTCATCCTAGTTTATTGTTTTCCGCCCTTATTCTAGGTTTAGCGTTTGATCTAAGGTCCAAGATCGTCTACAGCGTCCTACATCGTTTTGATGCATTATTGTAAAACTTACATGAAACAACCACAAAATCATGACAAAACTTCGCAATATGCACTTTAATTCTTGAAGAAGCACAGATTGCCACGAAATGAAAATATTCTCGAGTCATTTTATGTTTCACATATGAATTTTCATAGATGTAATCATAATTGCAGATTGTAAATCTTTACTTAGCGAGTCTTTAATACTCATGGGGGAGATAGGAGGAAATGATTACAATCACGCATTCGTGACCGGAAAATCAGTAAAAGAAATTAAATCATATGTACCTAATGTTATCAATGCTATTGCCTTAACAATCAATGTAAGCACCTATATTTGCTATTCTTACTTGAATTATTATTGGATTTTGTTAAAAATCCTTTTTGGATTTTGTTACCGTTAACACGCCTTAAACAGTTGTACATAGACGTAACCGCCACGACTGAGTTAATAAGTAACCGCCATCTACAGCTGTTTAAAACGTGTTAGCGACAGCTCTAAAGGTTGACGTTAGCAAAAactatttttatttcattttttaaaAAATGATAACTCAAATTGTAGTATGAAAGTGCAGGAACTAATTGATCTTGGGGCAAAGACAATTGTAATTCCAGGAAATCTTCCAATCGGGTGCTCTGCTGCATATCTAACAATGTACTACGATTCAAAGAACGAAGAATGTGATAATAAAACAGGTTGTATCATTCGCTTAAACAAGTTCGCTCAGTATCATAACATGATGCTGATAAACAGATTAAATCATCTTCAAAAGCTACATCCTAAAGTGAACATCATTTACGCAGACTACTACAATGCTGCCATGCAATTTTATACATATCCAGAAACATACGGTACTTAGTAGTTAGTACTCTGCACTTACTATGTCATTTTTGCAAAAAAGTAAAACTTCAAGTGTACGAGCTTTTGATATTGGATGACATAATCACATAATGTTCATAGTACTCGCACAGTTAAACAAAATAGATCCCAATTTCCTTCCTAGGTGTAATTTGTGAATTTTGATTGCGTAACAGGATTTAAATATGGAGCTTTGAAGGCGTGTTGCGGAGGTGAAGGACCATTTAACTGTAATCCTTCAGCAGCATGTGCATACACATCATCTACTGTGTGTGCTGTGTGTGCTGATCCGAATAGTTATGCTAATTGGGACGGTATGCATTTAACGGAAGCAGCATACAAGTTGATTTACAAGGGCGTGTTTCAAGGAGCGTATAGTAAACCATGCTTTAATTTGCTGTGCGCTAGTCCGTTGTTACAAGAATGGGATCTCAAAGCGATAGAGAGTCGAAAGTTGCAAATTGTTTaagcaactatttttttttttttttttttttttttttgttcttttttCCACGCTAATATGCTTATGTTAAAATATACAAGTATGATAAAGACCAGTAATTAATTTATTTTGAAAAACATTTTAGACAAATAGATAGCTAGCAGAATTGGGGTGTGGCAACTTTAATTGGTTAAGCTTGTTGTTTCAAGACAGTGTGAGCGATCGGTTGACAAGTTGTTTAAGGTGATTGTTTCTATTGTTCGGTTCAAACTTATGTCTATTAATTATGGGAGAGTTTTCGATCGGTGTTGACTATGAAGATGATATGGAAGTTCTAATGATGTTCGCATTAAGTTGTTAATCTTCTTGTTTCGGTTTAGGCCGTGGTTCATGATGATTGCTTTGTTTAAATTTTGGGTCTAGTTTGTGTGGTTGTTAGCTATAATGCTATTGTCAAACTCTTTGTACTTTGTTTGGTTCAATATATTTTTATTGGGTTTCGACCCTTTAATATGAACAAAGCCAGTTGAGCTACCAGCAAAATCTAAGAAACTCCGCGTTCTCCAAGTGAGTATGGAATAATAATTACAAAGCGCTTAATAAtaggttataaaatatatatatatatatacaaaaattgtTAAAATCAGTGAACATTTGGTTTGGTTTTAGTATACAAGTATGACAAGTATGATAATAAATAAAGACATGAAACGTTAAAATTGAACATTGATTTTAGTTTTAGTATAcagtatattatacatatataatcgAAAATAGACAAAAACTATGGGTGCGTTTGTTTGACTCGAAATGATTCAATGCTGAatactgaaccattcagcattcagtgcgtttgtttctgacctctgaatgacatgtggtgctgaatggttcagaattcagtgctgaaccattcagagatgaaacactcttttaaccattaagagcctaaattttctgtaatTTTCTCTTCAAATCCTATCTtgaacacttaactaacaagtatattaaaTATTTTATTCATATTACACTTTGATAAGGTAATTTTACTCGGTTTATATGGTTCATTCTAAATAATTATCAAACAatttattttcattcagaacaaactctattcagaggctttgaatcattcagattctgaacaattcagcgctaaatcattcagttttatcaaacacacCCTATGTCGAATAACGTGACAAGAAGCATGATCG
Proteins encoded in this region:
- the LOC139864421 gene encoding GDSL esterase/lipase At1g28570-like, which gives rise to MERDSSRYTIFFLIIILQLLWSYANGRFTSIISFGDSLSDTGNLKQLASFYNQSLPFFMPPYGQTFFHRPTGRCSNGRLVIDFVAESLKLPLVPPYVGGNTMDMGKGVNYAVAGATALDPSFLEARGVYNKMTNASLRVQMGWFKESLVSFCATTSDCKSLLSESLILMGEIGGNDYNHAFVTGKSVKEIKSYVPNVINAIALTINELIDLGAKTIVIPGNLPIGCSAAYLTMYYDSKNEECDNKTGCIIRLNKFAQYHNMMLINRLNHLQKLHPKVNIIYADYYNAAMQFYTYPETYGFKYGALKACCGGEGPFNCNPSAACAYTSSTVCAVCADPNSYANWDGMHLTEAAYKLIYKGVFQGAYSKPCFNLLCASPLLQEWDLKAIESRKLQIV